A window of Geotrypetes seraphini chromosome 16, aGeoSer1.1, whole genome shotgun sequence genomic DNA:
AAATACCTCAGTTATAGGATATCGTAACCAGGACACAAGCTTCTCCGCCCATATTCAAGATGGCGAAGGTGTGCGCCGCCCTCACTTATGACAGTTGGCTGCGTTTACCCGTAAGTAAAATGGCGGCTGTCAACTCGACGGTAGACGGCGAGGAAAGCTGAGTCACTTGCCCCAAGTCAAGATGGCCGCCGCGCGTTTATATAACGGCGTTAGCGTGGGCGGCCCTTCGGGTTGCCCGGAGTTGACATGGCGTTGGCGAGCGTGTTGCGGTCCGATTGCGCGGCCTTGGGCGCGCGGCACCGGCAGGAGGAAGTGCGGGAGCCCGGCGGCTTGGCCTTCGACGCGGAGCGACTGAGCTTCGCGGCGCCGGTGGGGGAGGAATGGAGCGAGGAGGCCGGCATCGAGTTTCTCCACGGGACCACCACCCTGGCCTTCAAGGTAGCCACGTTCGTTCTACGCGCGTTGGCAGAAGCTGCGCGCGCTGTTGCTAAAGAAATGACTTGATAAACGCCAGCTTTCGTTTGAAACGTGGGAAAGGGTAAAAGCCGGATCCTCTGGGTTCACTGCCTCCCCATTATTTTGTGGTTgtgaccccccccctcctcctgagagtCCACCTAGTGGTGTTGGTGACCCCCCAAAAGCAAGATTTGTGACCCTAGTGGGAGGCTCTGCTCTGGATCTTGTGCATTGGAGGATCCAGAGGATGTCTTTTAGGCTGCCGGATCCTCCCGTTGGAAAGATCAAGGGAATTCAGAGAATCTTGGCTGTCCTGATCaagacggggacaattttttccctgtcCACTTTGTCGCTGTCACttccccattcttgtaagctcttatcttaaccacacaagcttcaaacatttataattttaaagtgtttgaggcttgtgcagatgaggactgagcttgcagggacgggacaggaaaaaatttgtccccaagtcattctctactctggatctTCCAGGTAGGATCTGGTTCCCTTTCTTTTCTGGCTGCAGTTTGCCAAGGTATCCTCCTGATCCCCCAGTGGTTTTCAGAGCGGAAAGCTTAGAATTAGGGGGGATCTGGAAGATAGCAGATAAGAAAAGGGTTTCGATCTCCCGGATCCTGTAATTTCCATTGGGAGAATCCAGCAATTACAAAGCCGTGTTCTCTGGATCCCCTGATCCTTAAATCCAATTTAAGCTGGAATCTAGAGGGTCTGCCTTTTACCCAGTCCCTCACATTGCCCCAATACAACATATACCGCACAGGTAGTAACAAAATACACACACATGTAACAATGGGGCTGTGATGGACCcctgaaatattttattatgtcaTATATAGATGACGATGTATGTATAGCTATATATCACATTAATATGCACAGTCTACTGACTTAACAATAGAAACACTGATTGTATTACTACTCTAGTCTTAAAGGTTATATTGTGAAAATACATTGTACATTGTGTTTATACTTGTCTACCTAAGTGTAAAGGAAGTCCTGCTTGAGATCCCCGTTTCCTCCCCCTcacctttttcctttttggttTCACTTAGTTCCGCCATGGAGTAATTGTGGCAGTGGATTCACGGGCCACAGCTGGCTGCTACATTGCCTCCCAAACAGTGAAGAAGGTGATCGAGATCAATCCATATCTGCTGGGCACAATGGCTGGGGGTGCCGCTGACTGCTCTTTCTGGGAGCGGCTGTTGGCACGGCAGTGTCGCATCTACGAACTGCGCAACAAGGAGCGGATATCAGTGGCTGCTGCCTCTAAGCTTCTAGCCAACATGGTATATCAGTACAAAGGCATGGGGCTTTCCATGGGCACCATGATCTGCGGCTGGGACAAGAGGGGTCCTGGTGAGTTCTGGGGTTCTTAGGCTATAGGTGTTGCAGAGGTAAGgagaattggagggggggggggggatttgtccAGGTAGTAGAGAGCAAAGTTAGCTAATCAATGCATGGCGTTCCAAAATGAAAATTAGTACCCAAGCTAGGTTAGAAAATACAAAAAGGTACTAAAGAGAGCAGACTTATGCAACtgtgctgcacgactcatcttttTCCAACCTTGCTATACTCATGtcaccctctccttaaatcacttaaCTGGTTCCCTATCCGCGTTCGCATActgttcaagatcttattgctgacctacaagtgtgttcattctgctgcccctcaatatctctcttctctctctttatacaccgcccagagaactctgttcctcagataagctgctcttagtgttacccttctcctccactgccaattccagacttcattcctttcatcgagCTGCCCACTATGCCTggaattacccgagtttgtccgctttcccttcccttgtttaaaagcagattgaaaacccacctttttgatatagcctttgaTCTATATAACTCTACACCCCTCTGacccgttccccttaactgtatccatgacatcctgtttgtctctcttggctgtttagattggaagctcttttctgtttcttctttgtgactgtgcagcactgcatacgtctggtaatgctatagaaataattaatagtagtagcttCTTGGACAGTGGTGAGTGTGCGCTGAACCTAAGAGCAAGATGAGAGAGAAGCTAGGTATGATGGGTTCCTGATAACTAGATAGTGCAGGCACAGAGTTTGTCCAGAATCTTGGGTTTGAGGAGGTGCTGCTAGCCTGTCATTGCATCATGACGGCTTGATTGTGGAGTCTGCATTATGATTGGCTGACCTCTGACTGCATAACAAGTGCAGGGATTGTATGGTTGGCACAGTATTTGGTTGAGCTGGAACGAGGGGTAACTGACACTACTTCTTCTCCCTTGGCAGGTTTGTACTATGTGGACAGCGAAGGGAACCGCGTTTCTGGTTCACTTTTCTCAGTGGGCTCTGGTTCCATGTATGCCTATGGTGTACTGGATAGAGGGTATGTAGAAGAAATGTCAGCGCAGGTTGCCCTGGAGCTTGCACGGAGAGCTATCTACCAGGCCACATACAGGGATGCTTATTCTGGTGGCGTGGTCAGCCTTTACCATGTGCGTGAGGATGGCTGGGTGCGGATCTCCCAAGATGACGTGTCAGACCTGCACGCCAAATACCTAGAGGCAGATATCTGAGGCATCTCCAGGCCAACAGTATGTGAGAGAGTCTGAAAATGCCAGCTCCTGCAATTAGGGGATTTGTTTGGGGGGAAGAGGGGTGTTCTTTGTTACTGCCATTTACGACATAAAGACAAAATTTGGTGTTTTCCCTTCATCATGTTTTCAGTCATTTATTGCAGAGTGACAATGGAAGAGGAAGCTTACAATCTGTTATTAAAGTCTCTGTATAAGAAAGATCCCTTTGGGTGGTGCGTGGGCATCTGTGAGTCCCTTACTTAAGAATTTTTCAGTTTCATATTACTGTGTtctagaggttttttttttttttggtattggTGAAGAGAAATAGCCTGGAGTATTTATTCTGTTCTCTGTGTTGCACATAATAGGACTtgtgtataccgcctttttatagttttacaaccacactcaaagcagtttacatccaggtactcgagcatttttcctgtctgtcgtGGCAGGcccacaatctgtctaatgtacctggggcagtggaggattaagtgacttgcccagggtcacaaggagcagcacagggcttgaacccacagcctcagggtgctgaggccgtagctctaatcactgcgccacactctcctgtaagtttcaatttatttgatatgccGCAAATACAGCCACAGTTagtctaagcgatttacaagaaTAAtataattattaaaagaaaattaaaaagacatAAGGGAGGCAGTAAACAAAAACATAAGTTCAACCAATATACAAACCGAAATGGGTACA
This region includes:
- the PSMB5 gene encoding proteasome subunit beta type-5, producing the protein MALASVLRSDCAALGARHRQEEVREPGGLAFDAERLSFAAPVGEEWSEEAGIEFLHGTTTLAFKFRHGVIVAVDSRATAGCYIASQTVKKVIEINPYLLGTMAGGAADCSFWERLLARQCRIYELRNKERISVAAASKLLANMVYQYKGMGLSMGTMICGWDKRGPGLYYVDSEGNRVSGSLFSVGSGSMYAYGVLDRGYVEEMSAQVALELARRAIYQATYRDAYSGGVVSLYHVREDGWVRISQDDVSDLHAKYLEADI